The Syntrophorhabdales bacterium DNA segment GAACACCGCCGCGACTGGTTAAACCTGACACTGAGGAGAATCTGCAGCGCCTCTTTCTCAAGAATGGGTGGACTGACGGACTTCCCATTGTGCTTCCCACGGAAAAGAGGGTTGCCGATATGCTCAAGGGCACCAGTCATTCTCCCAACGAGATAGTAGCGAAGATGAGCCCGGGTTCTGCGCATGAGGCCTGGGAGTATACGGTAGAGAAAGTAGCGGTCAACGCGGTAATGGCTGGAGCCAGGCCGGAGTATTTCCCCGTCATCCTGGCTATCGCCTCGACAGGACTGCCATCCCTCTTCGCGTCCACCACGTCTTTTGCGCGCATGGTCGTCGTGAACGGGCCCATACGCGATGAGATCAAAATGAACTCCGGCATGGGTGCCATGAGCCCCTTGAACCAGGCCAACGCTACAATAGGGAGAGCATGGACACTGCTCTCCATGAATTTGTCGGGTGCGGGCAAACTGGGCGATACGTATCTGGGTTCACAGGGCAATAGTCTCACCTACAGCAACGTCTGCATCGCGGAGAACGAGGCCAGGAATCCCTGGAAGCCCTTCCATGTCGAAAAGGGCTTCAAGCCCGAGGCTAGCGTCGTCAGTATTTTCCATGGATGGGGTATAGCTCACGGTGTGGGCGTGCGGGCGAACAAAGGCTACCACAATCAGATCAGGGAGCTGCTCAAGGTGT contains these protein-coding regions:
- a CDS encoding UGSC family (seleno)protein, which codes for MGIPTTPVVTSMFEENGKAAAYKRGMPLQRFTFIPHPIAFKPTSLLRDYVNGKDPVSGKPLMQEIVEALTKPLSAEEKKTGTLDRTPPRLVKPDTEENLQRLFLKNGWTDGLPIVLPTEKRVADMLKGTSHSPNEIVAKMSPGSAHEAWEYTVEKVAVNAVMAGARPEYFPVILAIASTGLPSLFASTTSFARMVVVNGPIRDEIKMNSGMGAMSPLNQANATIGRAWTLLSMNLSGAGKLGDTYLGSQGNSLTYSNVCIAENEARNPWKPFHVEKGFKPEASVVSIFHGWGIAHGVGVRANKGYHNQIRELLKVFNVYTSPTSAAGALVLMDPLIAQDLKEAQGFETKEKLEQWLYENTLVTYNGFWDDELVISFTVPLAKQGVEPFASRFKLPKDALMPRYPSPKGISIVVVGGEANAFFQAGDFRYMRSASVDAWR